In Listeria cossartiae subsp. cossartiae, the DNA window GTACTTATGTCAACGCTTAGCCTGATTGTAAACCAAGGCGAATGGAGTCATTTAGGCGTTCTTATTTTACGCAATTATTTTGTCGCTTTATTTTTGCAAATTTTTATCGTGTCACCGTTTGTGCGGTTAATTAGTCCGCGAATTTTTGCCCTTTTGTAAAATGAAAAACGCTTAGTCGAGTTTAGGCCCGGCTAAGCGTTTTCTTATTTTTGTTTGGCGTTATAAGCATCGAGTGCGTCTTCCACGGTTTTCTTCGTGTAGCCGTTATCGATAATGTAGCCAAGATCGTGTTTTCTAAAGCTTGTTTTCAAATGGTCGATGAGGTCGGCGAAGTAATATTCAATGCCTTTATCGTCGAGCCATTTTAGCAAGTCTTTCATTGATTCTGTTGAGGTTGTGTCGATATTAATAATCGCGCTTGCCTCAAAAATAACTAATTTTGTATCCTCTTGGACAGCTTCTTTTAAACCGTCTGCGAATTTATTAAAGTTACCGAAGAAAAGAGAAGCGCTATAACGATAAATGACGACATTTGGAATTGGTTTTGCTTCTGGTTTACGTTTTAAGTCGAAATAACCGTGGCGGCCTTCGATTACGCCAAGAATCGCAATTGGTGATTTCATCGAACGACTTACTACGTTAATGAATGATAGGAAAATTCCAAGTAATACCCCGAAAATTACGCCAACTAAAAGGGTTCCAAGTGCTGCAACAATCCAAACAGTTGCTTCACGACGAGAAACGCGGAACAATCCTTTTAACACATCCACATCAATAATTCCAACTAACGCAGCAAACACGATACCGGAAAGAACTGGTTGTGGCATATAGTAAAGCAAGCCACTTAGGAAGGCAACGATGAGCGCGATAATGACTGCGGCAACAATCGACACCATTTGTGTTTTACCACGGAATTGTTCGTTAGCAGCAGTTCTTGATACGCTGGCACTGGCAGGAGAACATCCAGAAAATGCAGCAACAAAATTGGAAATACCGTAAGCAAATAGTTCGCGGTTGTCATCGATTGTATACTTGTTACGCATCGCAAAACTTTCACTTGGTAAAAGCGAACCGGCGAATGTAGCGATGGCACAGACGAGCCCGCCACCGATAGCGAGTGCCCATGAACTAGCGCCAAAATCCGGAAGCGCTAATGACGGGAAGCCAACAGGGATTTTACCAACGATATCCACATTATATTGATCTAATTTGAAGAAATAAGCCGCCATCGTCCCGAGAATTAAAACAACGAGCGACATCGGGATTTTTGGAATAGCTTTTTTGCACGTAATAACGATAATAATGGTTACGATACCCATAGCAAATGAAATCCAATTGGACTGGAAAAACTGGCCGAAAATAATGCCTAGACTAGAGAAGAAGCTATCTCCGCTTTCTTTTAGGCCCATTATCTTAGGGATTTGACCCATAATAATGGAAACACTAAGTCCAGAAATGAATCCACTAAGAACTGG includes these proteins:
- a CDS encoding SulP family inorganic anion transporter: MFKHILLSLNGYKISYLRNDVISGVGVAALTIPVAMGYAQVAGLPPIYGLYASFLPVIAYVIFASSPQLIFGIDATASAIAGSIILGTAGLTAGSKEAITLAPILAFFCAVFLVLFSVLKLGRFAKYISAPVLSGFISGLSVSIIMGQIPKIMGLKESGDSFFSSLGIIFGQFFQSNWISFAMGIVTIIIVITCKKAIPKIPMSLVVLILGTMAAYFFKLDQYNVDIVGKIPVGFPSLALPDFGASSWALAIGGGLVCAIATFAGSLLPSESFAMRNKYTIDDNRELFAYGISNFVAAFSGCSPASASVSRTAANEQFRGKTQMVSIVAAVIIALIVAFLSGLLYYMPQPVLSGIVFAALVGIIDVDVLKGLFRVSRREATVWIVAALGTLLVGVIFGVLLGIFLSFINVVSRSMKSPIAILGVIEGRHGYFDLKRKPEAKPIPNVVIYRYSASLFFGNFNKFADGLKEAVQEDTKLVIFEASAIINIDTTSTESMKDLLKWLDDKGIEYYFADLIDHLKTSFRKHDLGYIIDNGYTKKTVEDALDAYNAKQK